From a region of the Ardenticatena maritima genome:
- a CDS encoding P-loop NTPase fold protein, translating to MSTPSTRLYPRAARTFEEAYANADYRLPLQDEQLDAFYVARFESGARLRLLKQELVWGAERGLTTKFLISGHVGCGKSTELNRLVREIERDETLRHRLFVVSYSVNEILDLQDVDYTDIVFSIVVGVYNHLEKLDLSFPRDRIDAVIEWIQKEIERFTTTTLGAEIEVGSDVGVSKLLRFINVLGVKVRGGGTIGREVRYKVKKRAPELRELVNEVLRQLKALSGMNVLLVIDDLDKLPKREALRVFRDDGPFLTLLDCMAIYTAPVSLMYELGHSVVTEAYHFYPVPMFRVSSRQPGENSHLHDIEKMKEIVYRRVSPELFEDGVVDRLVRLSGGVVRHLIKMVQDASLYCATFGHPRISHEVVEWGVNEFKRDFSRRLSLKDYARLKRIHAIKAYEDGEEAWEYLQSLCVLEYVDADYWYDVHPIVQLLIAEREPFLNDFMDTNG from the coding sequence ATGTCCACACCATCCACACGCCTGTACCCACGGGCGGCACGCACATTCGAAGAAGCCTACGCCAACGCCGATTACCGCCTGCCCTTGCAAGACGAGCAACTGGACGCCTTCTATGTTGCCCGTTTTGAAAGCGGCGCACGCCTGCGTCTGTTGAAGCAAGAACTGGTATGGGGAGCAGAACGCGGTCTCACGACGAAATTCCTCATCTCCGGGCATGTCGGGTGTGGCAAGAGCACCGAATTGAACCGCCTGGTGCGCGAGATTGAACGGGATGAAACCTTGCGCCATCGCCTCTTCGTGGTCTCCTACTCTGTCAATGAAATTCTCGATCTTCAGGATGTGGACTACACCGACATTGTCTTTTCGATTGTGGTGGGCGTGTACAACCACCTGGAAAAGCTCGATCTCAGTTTCCCGCGCGACCGCATTGACGCCGTGATTGAATGGATTCAGAAGGAAATTGAGCGCTTTACGACAACCACACTGGGCGCGGAGATTGAAGTGGGGAGCGATGTCGGGGTCTCTAAATTGCTGCGTTTCATCAATGTGCTGGGGGTCAAGGTGCGGGGCGGTGGCACGATTGGGCGTGAGGTGCGCTACAAGGTGAAAAAACGCGCCCCCGAGTTGCGCGAATTGGTCAATGAGGTGTTGCGTCAGTTGAAGGCGCTGAGTGGGATGAATGTGCTCCTGGTCATTGACGACCTGGACAAACTCCCCAAGCGCGAAGCCTTGCGTGTGTTTCGTGACGATGGCCCCTTCTTGACCTTGCTGGATTGCATGGCTATCTACACCGCGCCCGTGTCGCTCATGTATGAGCTTGGGCATAGCGTGGTCACCGAAGCTTATCACTTCTATCCGGTCCCCATGTTCCGCGTCTCTTCGCGCCAGCCGGGGGAAAACAGCCACTTGCACGATATCGAGAAGATGAAGGAGATCGTCTATCGGCGCGTTTCCCCGGAGTTGTTTGAAGATGGCGTGGTGGACCGTTTGGTACGCCTGAGCGGTGGTGTGGTGCGCCACCTCATCAAAATGGTGCAAGATGCCTCGCTCTATTGCGCAACATTCGGACACCCGCGCATCTCTCACGAAGTTGTTGAATGGGGCGTCAATGAATTCAAGCGCGATTTTAGCCGCCGACTTTCGCTCAAAGATTACGCCCGCTTGAAGCGTATTCATGCGATCAAAGCGTATGAGGATGGCGAAGAAGCGTGGGAGTATCTACAATCGCTGTGCGTCCTTGAATACGTGGACGCTGACTATTGGTATGATGTGCATCCCATCGTTCAACTGCTGATTGCCGAGCGAGAACCGTTCTTGAATGATTTCATGGACACGAACGGATGA
- a CDS encoding glycosyltransferase family 4 protein, which yields MRIAFVVHKFPPESLGGTEIYTWSLARALARIGHDVHVFYPFWVEPDAAVPARLERDGIHVWRALLPHQQENAARQFWHTFRNGAIERQFTQFLQEVHPEIIHFQHVQGVSARLLELAKAIPTLLTLHDYWFFCPNSQLIRPDGQVCGGPQWGLNCVDCATVRADLRALRYARPLVALPFVYRNAYLRRLLKYVQVFIAPSQFLRQQYIAHGFPAERIILLENGLDTSRLQEAGELPPPPRRPHFGFLGSLAWQKGVHVLIEAFNRLPPDAAALTIYGSDQAFPDYADSLRKRARHPLIRFAGAIDYRETGAALRQMDCLVVPSLWFENSPLVIQEAYAMNVPVVASRLGALEEKVVDGKTGRLFPPGDVDALAAVLYDLIMNPQQLVEMRTHIPPVVTIESHATLLLDVYEQLCRGEPVYQSTVALPAFTPET from the coding sequence ATGCGTATTGCATTTGTTGTACATAAATTCCCCCCCGAAAGTTTGGGGGGAACCGAAATCTACACATGGAGCCTGGCGCGGGCTTTGGCGCGTATCGGGCATGACGTCCATGTGTTCTACCCGTTTTGGGTGGAACCAGATGCCGCCGTTCCTGCCCGTCTCGAGCGGGATGGCATACACGTATGGCGTGCATTGCTTCCTCACCAGCAAGAAAACGCCGCTCGTCAATTTTGGCATACATTCCGTAATGGTGCGATTGAGCGACAGTTCACGCAATTTTTGCAAGAAGTGCACCCCGAGATTATTCATTTTCAGCATGTGCAAGGTGTTTCAGCACGTCTGCTGGAATTGGCAAAGGCGATTCCAACACTTTTGACACTCCATGACTACTGGTTCTTTTGCCCCAATAGCCAGCTGATTCGTCCTGATGGGCAGGTGTGTGGGGGGCCACAGTGGGGGCTCAATTGTGTAGATTGTGCAACGGTGCGCGCTGATTTGCGTGCGCTTCGTTATGCACGCCCATTAGTAGCGCTTCCTTTTGTGTATCGCAATGCCTATTTGCGTCGTCTTTTGAAATATGTGCAGGTGTTTATTGCCCCAAGCCAGTTTTTGCGGCAACAGTACATTGCGCATGGTTTTCCCGCGGAACGTATCATCCTGCTGGAAAATGGTTTGGACACATCACGGTTGCAGGAGGCCGGGGAACTGCCACCTCCCCCACGGCGTCCCCACTTTGGCTTTTTGGGGTCGCTAGCGTGGCAAAAAGGGGTCCACGTGCTGATTGAAGCGTTCAATCGTCTTCCTCCCGATGCCGCCGCACTGACGATCTACGGCAGCGACCAGGCGTTTCCCGACTATGCGGACTCGCTTCGTAAACGCGCCCGCCATCCCCTCATTCGGTTTGCCGGCGCGATTGATTATCGGGAAACGGGGGCGGCTTTGCGGCAGATGGATTGTCTTGTTGTGCCATCACTCTGGTTTGAAAATTCGCCGCTGGTGATTCAAGAAGCCTATGCCATGAACGTACCGGTGGTTGCGTCGCGGTTGGGAGCATTAGAAGAGAAGGTGGTAGATGGCAAAACCGGGCGGCTCTTCCCACCCGGTGATGTAGATGCCCTGGCCGCTGTACTTTACGACCTTATTATGAATCCTCAGCAACTCGTGGAGATGCGCACCCACATTCCGCCGGTGGTCACGATCGAATCGCATGCCACTCTCTTGCTCGATGTGTACGAACAGTTGTGCCGAGGCGAGCCGGTCTATCAATCTACTGTAGCGCTCCCCGCATTTACCCCCGAAACTTGA
- a CDS encoding FHA domain-containing protein translates to MATEAFTLTIFIVRIGLALLLYAFLFAVAQLVWRDVKQSAQGETIPAAPRQQSALLEVIEGEEANLIEGQRFAVHTITTIGRDLSNDVVVPDTYVSAEHARIQFREGRWWIEDLGATNPTRLNGRPLSANTPAPLDSGDLVQVGRAIFKFRG, encoded by the coding sequence ATGGCAACCGAAGCATTCACGCTAACCATTTTCATCGTTCGCATAGGGCTTGCGCTGTTGTTGTATGCATTCCTCTTCGCAGTGGCGCAACTCGTTTGGCGTGACGTCAAGCAAAGCGCACAGGGGGAAACGATACCCGCCGCGCCACGCCAGCAGAGCGCCCTGCTCGAAGTCATTGAAGGCGAAGAAGCCAACCTGATTGAGGGGCAACGTTTCGCCGTGCATACGATCACCACCATCGGGCGCGACCTGAGCAACGACGTGGTCGTCCCGGATACGTATGTGTCCGCCGAACATGCGCGCATTCAATTTCGTGAGGGGCGCTGGTGGATTGAAGACCTGGGCGCAACGAACCCCACACGCTTAAACGGGCGGCCTCTTTCCGCCAACACGCCCGCCCCACTCGATAGCGGCGACCTCGTGCAAGTGGGGCGCGCGATATTCAAGTTTCGGGGGTAA
- a CDS encoding FhaA domain-containing protein, producing the protein MSKRWSSLEEQIERLLEQPFFRLFGGRLEPADIAKRLGYAMEDGRILTAGKLLAPNHYVVRLNPEDAAEFEGYWQTLEREMVSYLLKLGEKRGLTFAGRPHIEFKPDPAISRGSVEVDAKLVDLSAQDQTMMFTAPMAIETPETPSVMATGARLRWGDRLIPLDLPFMTIGRSMDNDIIIESEGVSRHHAQIKLRQGQYVLRDLESANGTFVNGQRIQDECVLQDGDRIRFANVELIFEIPETWQPKHSR; encoded by the coding sequence ATGTCCAAACGATGGTCATCCCTGGAAGAGCAAATCGAGCGCCTGCTAGAGCAGCCTTTTTTCCGGCTCTTTGGTGGGCGGTTGGAACCGGCCGATATCGCCAAGCGGCTGGGGTATGCCATGGAAGATGGGCGTATCCTCACCGCCGGCAAATTGCTGGCGCCCAACCATTATGTTGTGCGGCTCAATCCGGAAGATGCGGCAGAGTTTGAGGGATACTGGCAGACTCTCGAGCGTGAAATGGTTTCCTACTTGTTGAAACTGGGCGAAAAACGCGGACTGACATTTGCCGGGCGCCCGCATATTGAATTCAAACCCGACCCGGCTATTTCGCGCGGCAGCGTTGAAGTTGACGCCAAATTAGTTGACCTCTCCGCCCAAGACCAAACCATGATGTTCACCGCCCCAATGGCGATTGAAACGCCCGAAACGCCTTCGGTGATGGCGACTGGCGCACGCCTGCGCTGGGGCGACCGCCTGATTCCTCTTGATCTCCCATTTATGACGATTGGGCGCAGTATGGACAACGACATTATCATCGAAAGCGAAGGGGTAAGCCGTCATCACGCGCAAATCAAATTACGCCAGGGGCAATACGTGCTACGCGACCTGGAAAGTGCAAACGGGACATTTGTCAACGGGCAACGCATTCAAGATGAATGCGTGTTGCAAGATGGCGACCGTATTCGGTTTGCAAACGTGGAACTGATTTTTGAGATACCGGAGACATGGCAACCGAAGCATTCACGCTAA
- a CDS encoding glycosyltransferase family 4 protein produces MSESIEPLTIALICNLYPPYIVGGNEILARDVAEALRARGHTVHILTGYGEQLPRDGFTHGVLDINLDRKEDLFLGGLPLTAARVMRWKIFNTRTYRNVRATLAALRPDMVIAWNLYQASMSPLAAARGGDWPVVAHPADKWLVAGLWDVGLQVPVHNRKQQMALTLLRSGVQPVVRRFAMPDYVLAVSEFIRQLHIARGFPAEQSLATYLGVPADMFAYRERTFPGERPWRLVFAAQLWHGKGPQVAIEAVARLRARNDIPPVMLDIYGSGTDNFMAFLHKKIADLGVGDVVRVHGFVPRAQLARVFQEGDVYLFCSIWDEPFSGGLLEALATGIPTIATTTGGTPEAIRDGENGLLVPPDDPAALEQALVRLMHDADLYHRLSQNGAADVRHRWTFDRYIDRLERVYTAIVQAHRRGERANLVRLAAQVAPHIHG; encoded by the coding sequence ATGTCTGAATCCATTGAACCTTTGACGATTGCTCTTATTTGCAACTTATACCCGCCTTACATTGTTGGTGGGAACGAAATTTTGGCGCGTGATGTAGCCGAAGCCTTGCGCGCCCGTGGGCACACAGTCCATATCCTGACCGGGTATGGTGAACAACTTCCCCGTGATGGGTTCACGCATGGTGTGCTTGATATCAATTTGGACCGCAAGGAGGATCTGTTTTTAGGCGGTTTGCCATTGACGGCGGCGCGTGTGATGCGTTGGAAAATTTTCAATACACGCACGTATCGCAACGTTCGCGCTACATTGGCGGCATTGCGCCCTGACATGGTCATCGCGTGGAATTTATACCAGGCTTCTATGTCGCCGTTGGCGGCGGCGCGTGGTGGCGATTGGCCTGTTGTGGCGCATCCGGCGGATAAATGGCTGGTGGCCGGCTTGTGGGATGTCGGTTTGCAAGTGCCGGTTCACAATCGCAAGCAACAGATGGCATTGACGTTGTTGCGCTCGGGTGTTCAGCCTGTGGTGCGCCGATTTGCCATGCCTGACTATGTGTTAGCCGTCTCTGAGTTTATTCGTCAACTTCATATCGCGCGCGGTTTTCCCGCTGAACAAAGCCTGGCGACGTATCTTGGTGTACCGGCGGATATGTTCGCTTACCGCGAACGCACATTCCCCGGTGAACGCCCCTGGCGGCTTGTGTTTGCGGCGCAATTGTGGCATGGCAAAGGTCCGCAAGTGGCAATTGAAGCTGTGGCACGCTTGCGTGCACGCAACGATATACCGCCGGTGATGCTGGATATTTACGGTTCCGGGACCGACAATTTCATGGCGTTCCTGCACAAGAAGATAGCCGATCTGGGTGTTGGCGATGTGGTGCGTGTGCATGGGTTTGTGCCGCGTGCGCAATTGGCGCGTGTCTTCCAAGAAGGTGATGTGTATCTCTTCTGCTCGATTTGGGATGAACCGTTTTCGGGAGGGTTGTTGGAGGCGCTGGCAACTGGAATCCCCACCATTGCCACAACCACAGGCGGCACACCAGAAGCGATTCGCGATGGCGAAAATGGCTTGCTTGTTCCCCCGGATGACCCCGCGGCGCTCGAACAGGCGCTTGTACGGCTCATGCACGATGCCGACTTGTACCACCGTTTGAGCCAAAATGGTGCTGCTGATGTGCGACATCGTTGGACATTCGATCGCTACATTGACCGCTTAGAGCGGGTATACACGGCGATTGTGCAAGCACATCGGCGTGGTGAACGCGCCAACTTGGTGCGTTTGGCGGCACAGGTTGCGCCACACATTCATGGGTAG